A genome region from Dehalococcoidales bacterium includes the following:
- a CDS encoding nitroreductase family protein: MTMDLDDELKQVFRPQDVHMGRLKADPEKCTGCGLCIQNCLFRSWEMDENKVPYMKEGAACFGCYNCMVACPVDAISIVEPYHVDSGLFRTLPNPMPAVPPLPPFDADGNPDEWNEVERVVFTRRSVRNFSDKPVPEPLIRRIVEAGRHAPSGGNSQPWKFIIISNKALLDELNEAAAKILSATYEMYADDEKVKMLAAGYKANPTPGTWDPRIILGGIGTCVYKGINPVLLGAPVTILIAADRRAIGGPQMQVGICGQNMILVANSLGLKATWVGFVGACNGVPSIMAKLGLEDPFYITSSVVVGYPKFKQEGTVAREYRPITWFREGQDDPDIEEEPRVITLAGAETR; this comes from the coding sequence ATGACAATGGACCTTGACGACGAACTGAAACAGGTATTCCGTCCGCAGGACGTCCACATGGGACGCCTCAAGGCCGACCCGGAGAAGTGCACCGGCTGCGGTCTGTGCATTCAGAACTGCCTCTTCCGGTCTTGGGAGATGGACGAAAACAAAGTCCCTTACATGAAGGAAGGCGCAGCCTGCTTCGGCTGCTACAACTGCATGGTGGCCTGTCCGGTGGATGCCATCTCCATCGTTGAGCCCTACCATGTTGATTCCGGGCTCTTCCGCACACTCCCTAATCCTATGCCCGCTGTGCCGCCACTACCCCCGTTCGACGCCGACGGGAACCCCGATGAGTGGAACGAGGTCGAGCGTGTCGTCTTCACCCGGCGCAGCGTGCGTAACTTCTCGGACAAACCTGTGCCTGAACCTCTTATCCGGCGCATAGTGGAAGCCGGCAGGCACGCCCCTAGTGGCGGTAACTCGCAGCCGTGGAAGTTCATCATTATATCCAATAAAGCCCTGCTCGATGAACTTAATGAAGCTGCAGCAAAGATTCTAAGTGCAACGTATGAGATGTATGCCGATGACGAGAAGGTCAAGATGCTGGCCGCCGGCTACAAGGCTAACCCTACGCCAGGGACCTGGGACCCGCGCATCATCCTTGGTGGCATCGGTACCTGCGTTTACAAGGGTATTAACCCTGTCCTGCTGGGCGCCCCGGTGACAATCCTGATTGCCGCCGACCGTCGGGCTATCGGTGGCCCCCAGATGCAGGTGGGTATTTGCGGGCAGAACATGATCCTCGTGGCCAATTCGCTGGGACTGAAGGCCACCTGGGTGGGGTTTGTCGGGGCCTGCAACGGGGTGCCGTCCATTATGGCGAAGCTGGGACTCGAGGACCCCTTCTACATCACCTCTTCCGTGGTTGTCGGCTACCCGAAGTTCAAACAGGAGGGTACGGTGGCCAGGGAGTACCGCCCGATCACCTGGTTCCGCGAAGGGCAGGACGACCCGGACATAGAGGAGGAGCCTCGTGTTATCACGCTCGCCGGCGCCGAGACCCGCTGA